CCAGAAGCTGGCATGTGATTAAGCAATATATCTACAAGATGCAGCAGTTTTACATGCATATGACAACTAGTGATGCACCTGTACACTGTTtcttatctttaaaaaaaagatgcccAAGAACAGAGGACCACTCCAAGGAGGACACCCAAGCCAAGTAAAGGGCCAAGATCAACAAGTAAAGGGCCTCGAGCTGCGACGGCCAAACCAAAGATCAAGGCTTCACCTGCACAGGCCCTCCTGACGCAGGTAGAACACAACAACTTTGATATTGGGAAGCTTATTTCTGTAAGACTTTCTTTTGTAAAACTATTGTTTCCTATCCGACACATAAAGGTGCTAAACAAGGGCAAGTTTAAGAAGGTTGGAGAGACCACAAGTGTGCAGACCGGAGACACTTTGGAGCTGAGGTGCAGGGGTAAACCTGTGCAGTGGAGTGTCCCTTCTTACCTGGAAGAGGATGATGATGGGAGGCTTAAGTAAGCTAAGCTGTCCATAAAACTTTATTATGCATGATGATAACAGCATAATAAAAATCTGTTAGAGCTTGTatgttcttcagctgtttttctGCTTTGACTCTGCAGGATTGTACAACACGAGCGATACGGTGCTCTGACTTTAGTAAACACTACAGGTGCAGACACGGGGGAGTACACCTGTTACCCAATGTACTGTGAAGACAAAGACTGCCGGAAGGAGTACAACAAAGCTGTTAAAGTCTTTGTCTTCTTTCCAGGTATAGTTAATAAACTTTATTGATGTTTATACTTCCTTTTCACTGAACTGCGTTTTGCCATGTCATTTTACCACCAATTTGATAGGAATTGTTTTTCCATAAAGATAATCTTATCATCAATCTGCCTACTTTTACTGTAACAACCAGACCCACAGGAGCTATTCGTCCCATCATCTGACTACTATGAGGTGATACAGCTGAGAACCAACTGGCCGACACGGTTACCCTGCCAGGTGACGTCGCCTGAGGCGAAAGTAACTCTGCATCGTGAGTTCCCACCCGTTGAGGTGGCTGTGGACGGGACAGAGATCTCCTTCGACGTCAAGAAAGGCTTCACCATCCATCGACCCCGACCTTATCACGCCGGAGCTTTGTACTGTGTGGCCAGTCTGGGAAGCCTGAGGCAGAGCTCCACAAAGTACATGCTCATCTATGTTAACTGTGAGTGCTGCCGATAAGTCGATGAGTCCCTAATGGAGTGCGCAGCCCTGTCCCTCCGTGATGTTAAAAGAAGCAGGAAGTGCTTCATTCAGCACCTACACCAACAACAAAACTTAAGCGGCTGTCAGAACTTGtatattc
Above is a genomic segment from Odontesthes bonariensis isolate fOdoBon6 chromosome 13, fOdoBon6.hap1, whole genome shotgun sequence containing:
- the LOC142397606 gene encoding platelet-derived growth factor receptor-like protein, with protein sequence MPLIPLYGSKWRLVLVVLLVCAVIFELDAQEQRTTPRRTPKPSKGPRSTSKGPRAATAKPKIKASPAQALLTQVLNKGKFKKVGETTSVQTGDTLELRCRGKPVQWSVPSYLEEDDDGRLKIVQHERYGALTLVNTTGADTGEYTCYPMYCEDKDCRKEYNKAVKVFVFFPDPQELFVPSSDYYEVIQLRTNWPTRLPCQVTSPEAKVTLHREFPPVEVAVDGTEISFDVKKGFTIHRPRPYHAGALYCVASLGSLRQSSTKYMLIYVNYPMAPPAPVIQASSSSVTVGENLRVSCTVMGERDVVTEVNWDYPGQEIGRPLYTQESISPVSGGPAQQQFQSVLLVDEVRGVDSGTYTCTAQNLQGAKSVSTTVKVVPKAKAKKP